Proteins found in one Alicyclobacillus cycloheptanicus genomic segment:
- the ilvN gene encoding acetolactate synthase small subunit: MNHVLTVLVNNQMGVLNRITALFLKRGFNIQSLTVGPTETEGLSRMTIVIHAEDDRIVEQVIKQLHKQVDVLKVFDITSQPMVARELVVIKVNSSVQNRGEVTTLIEPFRASIIDVGRESVTVQATGRSDKIDALIALLRPYGIRELARTGIAAFTRDSETSSEVIRLKQLNLLPI, from the coding sequence ATGAATCACGTCTTGACCGTTCTCGTCAACAACCAGATGGGCGTGCTCAACCGCATCACGGCGCTGTTCCTGAAGCGGGGATTCAACATTCAGAGCCTCACCGTCGGGCCCACCGAGACGGAGGGCCTGTCGCGCATGACAATTGTCATTCATGCGGAAGACGACCGCATCGTCGAGCAGGTCATCAAACAACTGCACAAGCAGGTGGATGTGCTCAAGGTCTTCGACATCACCAGCCAGCCGATGGTTGCGCGCGAGCTGGTGGTCATCAAGGTCAACAGTTCGGTGCAGAACCGGGGCGAAGTCACCACCCTGATTGAGCCGTTTCGAGCCTCCATCATTGATGTGGGCCGCGAATCCGTAACGGTTCAGGCCACCGGGCGGTCCGACAAAATCGATGCGCTGATTGCGCTGCTGCGGCCGTACGGTATCCGGGAACTGGCGCGCACGGGCATCGCAGCGTTTACCCGGGACTCGGAAACCTCGAGCGAAGTCATCCGTCTGAAGCAACTGAACCTGCTGCCGATTTAA
- the ilvC gene encoding ketol-acid reductoisomerase, whose protein sequence is MANLYFDKDVTMDALQGKTVAIIGYGSQGHAHAQNLRESGVKVIVGLRPGRSWNKAEEDGFDVYTVADATRAADILMILLPDERQPEVYTQEIAPHLSAGKAIAFAHGFNIHFHQVVPPSDVDVFMVAPKGPGHLVRRVYTEGGGVPALIAVYQNPSGSAKEVALSYAKGIGGTRAAVLETTFQEETETDLFGEQAVLCGGMSALVKAGFETLVEAGYQPEAAYFECLHEMKLIVDLMYEGGLSYMRYSISDTAQWGDFNAGPRIVTDETKKEMKKILEDIQTGVFAKGWVLENQANRPMFHAINQREQQHPIEVVGRQLRELMPFIRRPDYSGQSAGERVQAARSESK, encoded by the coding sequence ATGGCAAACCTGTACTTCGACAAAGACGTCACAATGGATGCACTGCAAGGCAAGACGGTCGCCATCATCGGATATGGTTCGCAGGGACACGCCCACGCACAGAACCTGCGTGAGAGCGGTGTGAAAGTCATCGTAGGGCTGCGCCCCGGCCGCTCGTGGAACAAGGCCGAGGAGGACGGATTTGACGTCTACACCGTCGCCGATGCAACCAGGGCGGCAGACATTTTGATGATTCTGCTTCCGGACGAACGGCAGCCGGAGGTTTATACGCAGGAAATTGCGCCACATCTCTCCGCGGGCAAGGCGATTGCCTTTGCACATGGCTTTAACATCCACTTCCATCAGGTCGTTCCGCCCAGCGACGTGGATGTCTTCATGGTCGCACCGAAGGGTCCCGGCCATCTGGTCCGCCGCGTGTATACGGAGGGCGGCGGCGTGCCGGCGCTCATCGCGGTCTACCAAAACCCGAGCGGCAGCGCGAAGGAAGTGGCGCTGTCCTACGCCAAGGGCATCGGCGGCACGCGTGCGGCCGTGCTCGAGACCACCTTCCAGGAAGAGACCGAAACCGACCTGTTCGGTGAACAAGCGGTTCTGTGCGGCGGCATGTCTGCCCTCGTCAAAGCCGGGTTTGAAACCTTGGTGGAAGCGGGCTATCAGCCGGAAGCCGCGTACTTTGAATGCCTGCATGAGATGAAGCTGATTGTGGATCTCATGTACGAGGGCGGCTTGTCCTATATGCGCTACTCCATTTCCGACACGGCACAATGGGGTGACTTCAACGCCGGTCCGCGGATTGTGACGGACGAGACCAAGAAGGAAATGAAGAAGATTCTGGAAGACATCCAAACCGGCGTGTTCGCCAAGGGCTGGGTGCTGGAGAATCAAGCCAACCGCCCGATGTTCCACGCCATCAATCAGCGCGAGCAGCAACACCCCATCGAAGTTGTGGGCCGGCAGCTGCGCGAGTTGATGCCGTTCATTCGCCGCCCCGATTACAGTGGTCAGTCGGCTGGCGAGCGCGTTCAGGCTGCGCGATCCGAATCCAAGTAG